The window TAGGAAAATTTAACTATCACGCTTGCTGCTATGGTTTGCCTACTTATAGCCATTCAAGAATTTGTGCAACTTCATTcagaaactgtatatttttgCCAATGCTAACAATTATTACCTTTTGCTAATACAATCAAGTCCGTTTTGCAGAACTGCCTTATTACTAGTCAAATTTTCTTCTAGTCTTCCATTGCAGTCAACAGCAGTGCTCGTGACATTCTCAACACTAAGTCCACTGTGCTCACCGTAGTCACTCAACTCTTCTTTTTCGACTCCATGCTCAGTTATACTACCACTGGTGCAACTAGCTGTGTCACTACTGTTCTTCTCTTTTAAGTCTGACTCAGAATGACCTgaatcattgttttcataacacacAGAAATTAGTTAGCAATTGATAATGACAAATTTTTTGTCGTATGTTTATTCGACCAAACACATGATCTGgtttgaaatgattaaaaaaaggccactaattttatactttacataGAACATGAATGATAAGAACTTGGAGGTCATAAACAGCACAAGTACGTCGTATGCCATACACctaaatgtatcaaaataatatcAGAATTTCCTAAAGCCTTTTGAGATGCTGACCcctttagaaatttataaagtgGTCACTGATTCTCAAATTCTTAGAACATAAATTAGAagtgaaacttcaaaatataatcaaCTTTATGATGCAATCATTaggaaacataaaatgtgaaaaagaatGAGGTTTTCTCTAAAAGTTGCCTGATGAATATTGGACTGTAGGATTCAGAGTTTGAGTCTCAAGTCCCTGAAGTTTCTAACATTAAACCTATTTCTCTGTCTCTTCAGAAGTCCAACCATTTACATGACTAATTGcagttttaacaacatacaaactTGGAGAGTCATACAGCAGTTAGATGCATAGGCCAACTTTAGCACAGGAGTTATTTCTGTCCTCCTATCAACACTTAAGTCCTTATTCACCCCTTTACAGTCTCAACAAACCAAAGGGATCAATATGAACCATTCTGGGAAACCCTAATTTACATGATAAAGAATTTTGACACACATTTgagaaattacaaagttttatatttaaatatccataacaaagatataaatgaaaaatataaagttattactgaaataaacctCAAAAATGtgacaagaaaaaacaaagaaataataatatctgaTCTATTAGAAGTCATAAAAATGAAGAAGATAAATTGGAACTATTTTAAACTGTTCTGGTCATCGTTATGATGAAGTCCAAAACTTCATAAATACCATTAATAACTTTAATCCAACATGAGGTTGTTTGACATAATCTAttgcaaaacataaattattttcaaagtaaaaaagtcTCTGTCATAAAGaacgtaataatattgaacaattttaaacagaaataatacaatctgttagacactttaaaatatatacttacaatatttaaaaataccatgCAATGCATCtgagataaataataatgatacgaTAAAATCTGTGTCACTAAAGTTAATAATGACcagacaatattttttatagtaaagatgtattttatacaaacaaaattgaaaattaccaatcctgaaattttttttaaataaaaatatcatattaacattacTGTGAGATATCTAACCAGTCACAAGTTGAAAtggtgaaatgtattaaaatcttGAAGAATATTTATCTGGGAAATGTAATGTGACATCGTGGTTATCGTTAAGTTTCCACAAAGCTTTGTTAGCATTTAATCACTATGTTGTACAGCATAACTgtcacagttttacatttttaacataaagggtgttttaccatttcactatgaataatttacaattataatattttaagtacttctggatataaaatttcattatcttgACTTCCAAATCACTTTTATAGTATTTAGTGCAAACTACAGACAAATACCCAAATTCAAACCTACagctttatataattacattttcacgtttacaaaatacaatttcatGAAAGTTCTTAAGTGGTGTCACATCTGTgctaaagtacaaacatttaaaccTAATGGCTCAGAAGAGCTAATTTGACAAATTATAAACTGTGCCCAAGTACAACTGGTCACAGTGATGAccctgtaaatattttcttaaaactgtgaaaacagaacAGCTACATTTGTACAGATAGTTGGTGCTTTATTGACACAGTTTTGCAAGCCCGATAAAAGATATGAATATTcaatcataatgaaaataaatacattttttattgagATTTGTTGTATACCTTCTTTagtaattaatacttttcaaattttctgGCTCTTTCTGTTACAAAGATTTATTCATAACCTACCATCATGAACTTTAACAAAGCTATCACCACCACAGTGGTAAGagtagttaaaaatatgtttgctaaCCATATTCTTAGACTTGACCAATCTATCTTCACAAAATAACATGTTGTTTTACtattctttgattgtttgtttaaacagaGTATTTGTGATGAAACTTAGTTGAATGGACGATAACTGCTGTAAAatcacaagtgtagaggatggcATTTTGAAGTCTTCCACTTCAAGACGAGAGGTGGAAGACTTTCCAAATGTTATCATCTACACTTGTTTTTCTCCAACAGGCATTTGTCATCTATTCATGTAAGTTTCATCAAGTTATTTTACttgtgttatttacatacaataaacctaacaaaataaataaggatttgaatcaaaataatatattggtgTTACCTTCACTACCCTCTAAATTTAACTAATGTCTGGTTGTAAGAGAAACTTTTCAtagctttcaaacagatataatttaatacaaaaaaaaccttttaacaatgagaaacacacctaaagaaactaaaaataaaagtatcagatctctagtttagttttatgtttactaaacttTTCACAAGATTCCTCTGTTCATCTCCGAGGACCTctgcttaaatattttacttgcttCACACTGAtggaaacagtttataatatgcTCCATCTAATGGCATTCAAACCTTATTTGTAGCTATATTCTTTATGCTTTTCTTCATTGTAGTTCAGACTACATGCTGTGACATTATAAAAGGGTGGAattgaaaaactgtaataataaaaataaggaaaga of the Tachypleus tridentatus isolate NWPU-2018 chromosome 13, ASM421037v1, whole genome shotgun sequence genome contains:
- the LOC143240517 gene encoding uncharacterized protein LOC143240517 isoform X3 yields the protein MCFADLRQLLDLFMTWDWSTYFYDYGQENSKYLKWFLKKKIKERSLSRRRVSRRRKQSSTSQEDSELSEGHSESDLKEKNSSDTASCTSGSITEHGVEKEELSDYGEHSGLSVENVTSTAVDCNGRLEENLTSNKAVLQNGLDCISKR
- the LOC143240517 gene encoding uncharacterized protein LOC143240517 isoform X4 codes for the protein MTWDWSTYFYDYGQENSKYLKWFLKKKIKERSLSRRRVSRRRKQSSTSQEDSELSEGHSESDLKEKNSSDTASCTSGSITEHGVEKEELSDYGEHSGLSVENVTSTAVDCNGRLEENLTSNKAVLQNGLDCISKR
- the LOC143240517 gene encoding uncharacterized protein LOC143240517 isoform X6; translated protein: MESFYTKCSSIKLATWFLKKKIKERSLSRRRVSRRRKQSSTSQEDSELSEGHSESDLKEKNSSDTASCTSGSITEHGVEKEELSDYGEHSGLSVENVTSTAVDCNGRLEENLTSNKAVLQNGLDCISKR
- the LOC143240517 gene encoding uncharacterized protein LOC143240517 isoform X5, yielding MCFADLRQNLINEHQLLFFKWFLKKKIKERSLSRRRVSRRRKQSSTSQEDSELSEGHSESDLKEKNSSDTASCTSGSITEHGVEKEELSDYGEHSGLSVENVTSTAVDCNGRLEENLTSNKAVLQNGLDCISKR